In Mycetocola zhujimingii, one DNA window encodes the following:
- a CDS encoding IclR family transcriptional regulator, with translation MRPGRMARTMSGQGALSKGLAVLSILAEAPEGLPLMHLAELLETPKSGAHRTLQNLIVDGYVRQDAMTGNYQLTLALPILGMQFLSTNSLTSLALPLLESLADDTGQLVRLALAEDDRLVWVAKRQGARSGLRFDPDHAAEVPLVSTATGVAWLSRLPEEEAMSLALRRHVAPRHETGPNLPASVSQILETLSRARSQGWASVHDSYELGISAVAKAVVDRESGRPLGAVSIAGPTVQLTPERVQEVLPLLAEVVSQLEKVPRAMLPTMPLHSALNIVADGGTDA, from the coding sequence ATGAGGCCCGGAAGAATGGCGAGGACAATGAGCGGTCAAGGCGCACTTTCCAAAGGACTGGCGGTCCTCTCGATACTCGCGGAGGCGCCCGAAGGTCTACCGCTCATGCATCTCGCCGAACTGCTCGAGACGCCCAAAAGCGGCGCACATCGGACGCTCCAAAACCTCATCGTCGATGGTTACGTGCGGCAAGATGCCATGACAGGCAACTACCAGCTGACCCTCGCCCTACCGATTCTCGGGATGCAGTTCCTCTCTACGAACTCCTTGACGAGTCTTGCCCTCCCGCTTCTGGAATCGCTCGCCGACGACACCGGACAGCTTGTTCGTCTGGCCCTCGCCGAGGATGACCGCCTCGTGTGGGTCGCCAAGCGGCAAGGGGCCCGATCGGGTCTGCGGTTCGATCCCGACCACGCCGCCGAGGTGCCGCTCGTTTCAACGGCGACCGGGGTCGCCTGGCTCTCGCGCCTGCCTGAGGAGGAGGCCATGAGCCTCGCCCTGCGTCGCCATGTGGCGCCGCGCCACGAGACCGGGCCGAACCTTCCCGCGAGCGTCTCGCAGATCCTCGAGACGCTCAGCCGTGCTCGGTCGCAGGGCTGGGCTTCGGTGCACGACAGCTATGAGCTTGGCATCTCTGCCGTGGCCAAGGCCGTTGTTGATCGGGAGTCCGGCCGGCCGCTCGGCGCTGTGAGCATCGCCGGGCCAACCGTGCAGCTCACCCCCGAGCGCGTCCAAGAGGTGCTCCCACTGCTCGCCGAAGTCGTCTCCCAGCTCGAGAAGGTGCCGCGAGCAATGCTGCCGACGATGCCGCTGCACTCGGCTTTGAACATCGTCGCCGACGGGGGGACCGACGCATGA